The Stomoxys calcitrans chromosome 3, idStoCalc2.1, whole genome shotgun sequence genome includes a region encoding these proteins:
- the LOC106090416 gene encoding lectizyme-like precursor (The RefSeq protein has 3 substitutions compared to this genomic sequence), which produces MANVRTFLYLGLAVLLAPTKFSIAVATNGPEQRMGRVVGGSNAAVNSAPYIVSFQQDGIHYCAGSILNQNWVVTAAHCLASSSQVMSSTLVAGSIYVAGTATTTQKRAINYFVVNDLYLGGTSPYDIGLVYTKTPFPWSSAVAPVTLPTGGSTPTGNAILYGWGSVSTTNSASYPTTLQVATVPIISLSTCESALGTDVHTTNLCTGPLTGGVGICTSDSGGPLVQVVNKVNVLIGIVSWGKLPCGQTNSPSVYVQVSQFNTWIAQNQKVPSSLA; this is translated from the coding sequence ATGGCTAACGTACGCACGTTTTTATACCTTGGGCTTGCTGTTCTACTGGCACCCACCAAGTTCTCGATTGCGGTGGCAACAAATGGTCCCGAACAGCGGATGGGTCGTGTTGTTGGTGGCAGCAATGCTGCTGTGAACAGTGCTCCGTACATTGTGTCATTCCAACAAAATGGAATCCACTACTGCGCTGGAAGCATATTGAATCAAAATTGGGTTGTGACCGCCGCCCATTGTCTAGCTTCAAGTAGCCAAGTGATGAGCAGTACTTTGGTGGCCGGAAGTATATATGTGGCTGGCACAGCGACTACCACTCAGAAGCGTGCTATTAACTATTTTGTGGTCAACGATCTATATCTGGGCGGTACATCGCCCTATGATATTGGTTTAGTGTATACTAAAACTCCATTTACATGGTCCAGTGCCGTAGCGCCAGTTACTTTGCCCACCGGCGGCTCCACTCCCACTGGCAACGCCATTCTGTATGGCTGGGGAAGTGTTTCAACGACCAATACTGCCTCATATCCCACAACTCTTCAGGTTGCCACTGTCCCCATCATATCTCTGAGTACCTGTGAAAGTGCATTGGGCACAGATGTTCACACAACAAATCTGTGCACTGGCCCGCTAACAGGAGGTGTTGGCATTTGCACTTCGGATTCCGGCGGTCCCTTGGTGCAAGTGGTTAACAAAGTCAATGTTTTGATTGGAATCGTTTCATGGGGCAAACTGCCATGCGGCCAAACAAATTCTCCATCTGTCTATGTACAGGTATCACAATTTAACACATGGATAGCCCAAAACCAGAAGGTACCAAGCTCGTTGGCTTAA